In the genome of candidate division WOR-3 bacterium, one region contains:
- a CDS encoding bifunctional nuclease family protein, translated as MIEVKVTGVKFDEKTRSPVVFLKEVSGNRVLPIFIGPAEAAAIMYALEKVKFERPLTLDLMKRLVEGLGGKIQRVVITEIRDNTFFAEIIMEREGNKIVIDARPSDSVGLALKVNCPIFCEEEVMASCGIVIPETDEDRIKEIEDWLRKTEPEDLGDFQI; from the coding sequence GTGATTGAAGTAAAAGTGACCGGAGTGAAATTTGACGAAAAGACCCGGTCCCCGGTCGTCTTCTTAAAGGAAGTCTCGGGTAACCGCGTGCTACCTATTTTCATTGGACCCGCCGAAGCCGCGGCTATTATGTACGCCTTAGAAAAGGTAAAATTTGAACGACCCTTGACCCTTGACCTAATGAAAAGATTGGTTGAAGGACTGGGTGGAAAGATTCAAAGGGTGGTGATTACCGAAATAAGGGATAACACCTTCTTTGCTGAGATAATCATGGAAAGGGAAGGGAACAAAATCGTCATTGACGCTCGACCTTCTGACTCTGTCGGTTTAGCCTTAAAGGTCAATTGCCCAATTTTCTGCGAGGAGGAAGTAATGGCAAGTTGCGGAATTGTTATCCCCGAAACTGACGAAGACCGCATTAAAGAGATTGAGGACTGGTTAAGAAAAACCGAACCGGAAGACTTAGGCGACTTTCAAATTTAA
- the rpsR gene encoding 30S ribosomal protein S18: MTLRLTFSLFSLLYFSMKKGCSFCERNIKKIDYKEPTLRNFLTERGKILPAKVTGLCAKHQRSLTKAIKRARNLALLPYVVK; encoded by the coding sequence ATGACATTGCGCTTGACTTTTTCTCTTTTTTCTTTATTATACTTTTCTATGAAAAAGGGTTGTTCTTTTTGCGAACGGAATATAAAGAAGATTGATTATAAAGAACCGACTTTAAGGAACTTTTTAACCGAAAGGGGAAAAATTTTGCCGGCGAAGGTTACCGGTCTCTGTGCTAAGCACCAACGCTCTCTAACTAAGGCGATAAAGAGAGCAAGAAATCTTGCCCTCTTACCTTATGTGGTGAAGTGA
- a CDS encoding radical SAM protein, producing the protein MRCQICNKDSEEISKYLPFCFDCLKREFPKVKEKISQIHVATRREFNLPEGVPKEGIRCGQCGNNCSPGRGERGYCGLIKNEGGKIIFPDFGLLDFYLDPLPTNCVADWVCPGGTGVGFPKYAYRNGPEYGYKNLAVFFRHCTFNCLFCQNWHFRKPTSHFYQIEDILSVLNDNISCICYFGGDPTPNIKFALKLSEKILSSVNRIFRICWETNGSANRDYIKRMMELSLISGGILKIDLKAFSREISFALCGVSNENTIKNIEYCAQFFNKREIPPPLVVSTLLVPGYIGEDEITLMAKFLAGINKKIPWALLGFSPQFYLSDLPPTSRRQAERALAIAKEFGLENVRLGNIHLLK; encoded by the coding sequence ATGAGATGTCAAATTTGTAATAAAGATTCGGAGGAGATTAGTAAGTATCTTCCCTTCTGTTTTGATTGTCTAAAGAGGGAGTTTCCTAAGGTGAAAGAGAAGATTTCGCAGATCCACGTCGCAACGAGAAGGGAATTTAATCTACCAGAGGGAGTTCCCAAAGAAGGTATAAGATGTGGACAGTGTGGAAATAATTGTTCTCCGGGGAGAGGAGAAAGGGGTTACTGCGGATTGATTAAAAATGAGGGAGGGAAAATAATCTTTCCGGATTTTGGTCTCCTTGACTTTTATCTTGACCCTTTGCCGACCAATTGTGTGGCGGATTGGGTTTGTCCCGGGGGTACCGGAGTGGGTTTTCCCAAATATGCCTATCGCAATGGTCCAGAATACGGTTATAAGAATCTGGCAGTCTTCTTTCGCCACTGCACCTTCAATTGTCTTTTTTGCCAGAATTGGCACTTCCGGAAACCAACGAGCCACTTTTACCAGATTGAAGATATTCTTTCCGTCTTAAATGATAATATCTCCTGCATTTGCTATTTTGGTGGTGATCCGACACCGAATATTAAATTTGCCCTCAAATTATCCGAAAAGATCCTCAGTTCGGTCAATCGGATATTCCGAATCTGTTGGGAGACAAACGGTTCCGCTAATAGGGATTATATTAAAAGGATGATGGAACTCTCTCTCATCTCCGGTGGGATATTGAAAATTGACCTGAAGGCTTTTTCCCGGGAGATCTCTTTTGCCCTCTGTGGGGTGAGCAATGAGAATACGATTAAAAATATTGAGTATTGCGCTCAGTTCTTTAATAAAAGAGAGATTCCCCCTCCCTTAGTAGTTTCCACCCTTCTCGTTCCTGGTTACATTGGAGAAGATGAGATTACTCTGATGGCGAAATTTTTGGCTGGGATTAATAAAAAAATCCCTTGGGCGCTTTTAGGTTTTTCTCCCCAATTTTACCTTTCTGATTTACCTCCCACTTCTCGCCGACAAGCAGAAAGGGCATTAGCCATCGCCAAAGAGTTCGGCTTAGAGAATGTCCGTCTTGGGAATATCCATCTTCTCAAATAG
- the rplI gene encoding 50S ribosomal protein L9, giving the protein MKVILKKEVPNLGKEGEIVNVRDGYARNYLIPQNLALPATPSLIKHWEEIKRQKEAKIIRRKQKAQEYAKKIETLILKTELTFGEEGSFGRITAGDIAELLKKEGVVIDKKEVILEEPIKSPGVYDIPIRLEPEIKTFLKLWVLKREEK; this is encoded by the coding sequence ATGAAGGTGATACTAAAAAAAGAAGTCCCTAATTTAGGAAAAGAAGGTGAAATTGTGAATGTCCGGGATGGTTACGCTCGGAATTATCTTATACCCCAAAACCTGGCTCTACCCGCCACTCCTTCTCTCATAAAACATTGGGAAGAGATAAAGCGGCAAAAAGAAGCCAAAATTATCCGAAGGAAACAAAAAGCCCAGGAGTATGCCAAGAAAATTGAAACGCTCATCCTTAAGACGGAGTTAACTTTCGGAGAAGAAGGTAGCTTCGGCCGCATCACTGCTGGTGATATTGCGGAACTTCTCAAAAAGGAAGGGGTGGTAATTGATAAAAAGGAAGTCATCTTAGAAGAACCAATCAAGTCCCCTGGGGTTTATGACATCCCCATCAGGTTAGAACCCGAAATTAAGACCTTCCTAAAACTTTGGGTCTTAAAAAGGGAGGAGAAGTGA
- the tyrS gene encoding tyrosine--tRNA ligase yields the protein MLKLLKDAEEQLAVIKERPVPCQDLITESELIEKLKNSILHKKPLRIKLGIDASGPEIHLGFAVVLRKLRQFQELGHTAVLIVGDFTGRIGDPSGRSKTRPQLTKEEIKENMARYREQIFKILIPEKTEFRYNSEWNDALSAEEIINLTSKYTLARILEREDFAKRLKEGNPVYLHEILYPLFQGYDSIATRADVELGGADQYWNLLVGRELMKEYNLPPQVIITVPLLEGLDGKLKMSKSYKNYVAITEPPLEMYGKIMSIPDTLIVRYFSLATNRSPEEIKKIKTQLKSGENPRELKSLLAKDIVTIYHSAAEAEKAAEEFDRIFKYKELPEVIPTFQAPKERMLLVELLHLAKLLPSKSEARRKITEGAVYVDGERITDINHLLSLEKERTIKVGKRKFLKILPPV from the coding sequence ATGTTAAAATTATTGAAGGATGCAGAAGAACAATTAGCGGTAATAAAGGAGAGACCGGTTCCCTGCCAGGATTTAATAACCGAATCGGAATTGATAGAAAAATTAAAAAACTCAATCCTTCATAAGAAACCATTGCGGATAAAATTAGGGATTGACGCCTCCGGTCCAGAAATTCATTTAGGCTTTGCGGTTGTCCTACGGAAGTTGCGTCAGTTTCAAGAATTGGGACATACCGCCGTTCTTATCGTCGGTGATTTCACCGGTCGGATTGGTGACCCCTCGGGACGCTCCAAGACTCGTCCCCAACTCACTAAGGAAGAGATCAAGGAAAATATGGCAAGATACCGAGAGCAGATCTTTAAGATACTCATTCCGGAGAAGACCGAATTCCGCTACAATTCGGAATGGAACGATGCTTTAAGTGCCGAAGAGATAATTAACCTCACCTCTAAATACACCCTGGCGCGGATCTTAGAGAGAGAAGATTTTGCTAAAAGACTGAAGGAAGGAAATCCGGTCTATCTCCATGAGATCCTCTATCCTCTTTTTCAGGGTTATGACTCCATTGCTACCAGAGCGGATGTGGAATTAGGTGGTGCCGACCAGTATTGGAACCTCCTCGTCGGTCGGGAGTTGATGAAGGAATATAACCTTCCCCCGCAGGTAATCATCACCGTTCCCCTTTTAGAGGGTCTGGATGGGAAATTGAAGATGAGCAAATCCTACAAAAACTATGTGGCAATTACCGAACCGCCCTTAGAGATGTACGGGAAAATTATGTCCATTCCCGATACGCTGATTGTCCGCTACTTCTCCCTTGCTACCAATCGTTCCCCAGAAGAGATAAAGAAGATAAAGACGCAATTAAAATCTGGCGAAAATCCCAGAGAGTTAAAGTCCCTATTGGCGAAGGATATTGTCACCATCTACCACTCCGCCGCGGAAGCAGAAAAGGCAGCGGAGGAATTCGACCGCATCTTTAAGTATAAAGAATTACCCGAGGTGATTCCAACCTTTCAAGCGCCAAAGGAAAGGATGTTATTGGTAGAACTTCTCCACCTTGCCAAACTCCTCCCTTCCAAAAGCGAGGCGCGAAGAAAAATTACCGAAGGTGCAGTTTATGTTGATGGGGAGCGGATCACCGATATCAATCATCTCCTTTCCTTAGAAAAGGAAAGGACGATTAAGGTGGGCAAAAGGAAATTCCTCAAAATTCTCCCTCCCGTTTAA